One Sphaerisporangium krabiense DNA segment encodes these proteins:
- a CDS encoding NUDIX domain-containing protein translates to MAELPRHSVSVTAVVLHPVGRVLAIQRADDGRWVPPGGVVELDETPEHAVIREVLEETGVQIKPDVLTGVYKNMVLGVVSLTYRCHPIGGEPHPSDEALQSAWLTLDEVKDRMPEARAIRVLDALRSDGPFVRVHDGSRLL, encoded by the coding sequence ATGGCAGAGCTACCACGACACTCGGTCAGTGTCACCGCGGTTGTCCTCCATCCAGTCGGACGTGTGCTCGCAATCCAGCGTGCAGACGATGGGCGTTGGGTGCCCCCAGGTGGCGTTGTAGAGCTAGACGAGACGCCGGAACATGCGGTGATTCGCGAAGTGCTAGAAGAGACCGGCGTTCAGATCAAGCCGGACGTTCTCACGGGTGTGTACAAGAACATGGTTCTTGGCGTGGTGTCCCTGACCTACCGGTGTCACCCGATCGGCGGCGAGCCGCATCCCAGTGACGAGGCACTCCAGTCGGCTTGGCTCACCCTCGATGAGGTGAAAGACCGGATGCCCGAAGCCAGAGCTATCCGCGTTCTGGACGCACTTCGAAGCGACGGCCCGTTCGTACGTGTCCACGACGGTTCGCGACTGTTGTAG
- a CDS encoding helix-turn-helix transcriptional regulator, whose product MSTPVTISNEAVILFEEGWYTTEELARVLKVDPSTLRRWRTARPLQGPPFVQVSSRLTLYDVRDVRQWLASRRIDPGKVA is encoded by the coding sequence ATGTCCACCCCCGTGACGATTTCCAATGAGGCGGTGATCCTCTTCGAGGAAGGCTGGTACACGACGGAGGAATTGGCGCGGGTGCTGAAGGTGGACCCTTCGACGCTTCGCCGATGGCGCACCGCGCGCCCTCTCCAGGGGCCTCCGTTCGTGCAAGTCTCTTCACGCCTGACGCTCTACGACGTGCGGGACGTTCGGCAGTGGCTGGCCAGTCGTCGCATCGACCCGGGCAAGGTCGCCTGA
- a CDS encoding YdcF family protein produces MTANSAVIPKDVWSDLEILWDYHDMHHELRESDIGIGLGSHDIGVALYAADLYKKGLYPRIVFSGANAPTTIERFPRGEAVQYREKAIELGVPGEAILIETKSTNTAENFQFTRELLSEQDIHVDSATLISRPYQQRRAYATCKKLWPELTVTCTSLPLPLPDYIEFIGDANRVINMIVGDTQRIIELPQSGYAIPQEMPSEVHDAYERLIQAGYTSRLIK; encoded by the coding sequence ATGACCGCCAATTCCGCAGTCATACCCAAAGATGTGTGGTCTGATCTCGAAATACTTTGGGACTACCATGACATGCACCACGAGCTGCGTGAATCCGATATCGGCATCGGCCTGGGGAGCCACGACATCGGAGTCGCACTCTATGCCGCAGACTTGTACAAGAAAGGACTCTACCCGCGGATCGTGTTCAGCGGTGCAAACGCTCCGACGACTATTGAACGTTTCCCGAGAGGGGAAGCGGTTCAGTATCGCGAGAAGGCCATAGAGCTAGGCGTCCCGGGCGAAGCGATTCTGATCGAGACCAAGTCGACAAATACGGCGGAAAACTTTCAGTTTACCCGCGAACTGTTGTCCGAGCAGGACATACATGTCGATTCAGCCACACTGATATCTAGGCCCTACCAACAGCGGCGTGCCTACGCCACATGCAAGAAGTTGTGGCCAGAACTCACCGTAACATGCACGTCGCTGCCTCTACCGTTGCCGGACTACATCGAGTTCATCGGCGATGCGAACAGAGTGATCAACATGATCGTTGGGGACACTCAACGAATCATCGAGCTACCACAATCCGGGTACGCGATCCCGCAAGAGATGCCGTCAGAAGTTCATGATGCCTACGAGCGCCTCATCCAGGCCGGCTATACGAGCAGGCTCATCAAGTAG
- a CDS encoding replication initiator, with translation MSAPAPLADLVGPVIRDLARRSGKDLTRWLDQVARLGGCAEPVRLSGETATIDAGTGQILDHYSTIGEPHGQLLVRCGNRRASRCPSCAETYRRDTYHLIRAGLLGGSKDVPATVRTHPRVLATLTAPSFGPVHRGPDKSGKPVTCRPRRTGPACWKNHAPGDPAIGQPLDPASYDYIGHVLWNAHAGDLWRRFTIYLRRHLATATGLTHAAFNRCARVSFAKVAEYQARGVVHFHAVIRIDGRTDDPADVIPPPPWATVELLTDAIHTAARASTLDAPHLGQETTELVWGEQIDVKPIDLGELDDQAGELNEQKVAGYIAKYATKAAESSGTLDRRIRPCDLPRLEKLDVTDHAARLIRTAWNLGDLDVHPRLLPLKLRKWAHMLGFRGHFSTKSRAYSTTLGRLRQARIDYRTNRRTGPHSDETTLVVAHWRYAGQGYTAGESVLATGLSGSRNVSAHEGKEASNVHPRDDFQ, from the coding sequence TTGAGCGCCCCCGCGCCGCTCGCCGATCTGGTCGGGCCGGTCATTCGTGACCTGGCCCGCCGCTCGGGCAAAGACCTCACCCGCTGGCTTGACCAGGTCGCCCGGCTGGGCGGCTGCGCCGAACCGGTACGCCTGTCCGGGGAAACCGCCACCATCGACGCCGGTACCGGGCAGATCCTCGACCACTACAGCACCATCGGTGAACCGCACGGGCAACTGCTGGTGCGCTGCGGCAACCGTCGCGCCTCCCGCTGCCCCTCCTGCGCCGAGACCTACCGCCGCGATACCTACCACCTGATCCGCGCCGGGCTTCTCGGCGGCAGCAAAGACGTTCCCGCCACAGTGCGCACACATCCGCGGGTGCTGGCCACGCTCACCGCGCCGTCGTTCGGGCCTGTGCACCGCGGCCCCGACAAGAGCGGCAAGCCCGTCACCTGTCGCCCTCGGCGGACCGGGCCGGCCTGCTGGAAGAATCACGCCCCCGGTGATCCCGCGATCGGGCAACCCCTCGACCCGGCCAGCTACGACTACATCGGGCACGTGCTGTGGAACGCGCACGCCGGTGACCTGTGGCGCCGCTTCACGATCTACCTGCGCCGTCACCTGGCCACCGCCACCGGGCTGACGCATGCCGCCTTCAACCGCTGCGCGCGGGTCAGCTTCGCCAAAGTCGCCGAGTATCAGGCCCGCGGCGTGGTGCACTTCCATGCCGTCATCCGCATCGACGGACGCACCGACGATCCCGCCGACGTCATCCCACCACCGCCCTGGGCCACGGTAGAGCTGCTGACCGACGCCATCCACACCGCTGCCCGCGCCTCGACACTGGACGCGCCACACCTCGGGCAAGAAACCACAGAGCTGGTCTGGGGCGAACAGATCGACGTCAAACCCATCGACCTCGGCGAACTAGACGACCAAGCGGGCGAGCTGAACGAACAGAAGGTCGCCGGCTACATCGCCAAGTACGCCACCAAAGCCGCCGAGAGTTCCGGCACCCTGGACCGCCGAATCCGCCCCTGCGACCTGCCACGCCTGGAAAAGCTCGATGTGACCGACCACGCCGCACGCCTGATCCGAACCGCCTGGAACCTCGGCGACCTCGACGTACACCCGCGACTGCTCCCGCTGAAGCTGCGCAAGTGGGCGCACATGCTCGGCTTCCGCGGCCACTTCTCCACCAAATCCCGCGCCTACTCCACCACCCTGGGACGGCTCCGCCAAGCCCGCATCGACTACCGCACCAATCGCCGCACCGGTCCTCACAGCGATGAGACAACCCTCGTCGTCGCCCACTGGAGGTACGCCGGACAGGGCTACACCGCTGGCGAATCAGTGCTCGCTACAGGTCTCTCCGGGTCGCGCAACGTGTCAGCACACGAAGGAAAGGAGGCTTCGAATGTCCACCCCCGTGACGATTTCCAATGA
- a CDS encoding DUF2637 domain-containing protein has product MRRIKAALMDNGPVMVLAGIAAVGSFDHISKLAAKHGQTEWRAWAVAVCIDLMCVMAAREIQRDKRTGRLRRGLLSWPSLVLTGGIVLTLAANLAEADRNPWGWILAATPAGAFLIAMSMLERRAGHTPAPAESPAAVAVLDAELVPDRTGLDSGPAEQPRSELAEPAHAALTSTGHTGNHTADPSEVSASLLEDARYLAAEHARLRKTPISADDLHRRLRISPQMANRVLALLTTP; this is encoded by the coding sequence ATGCGCCGGATCAAAGCCGCGCTGATGGACAACGGCCCGGTCATGGTACTTGCCGGTATCGCCGCGGTCGGGTCCTTCGACCACATCAGCAAGCTTGCGGCCAAGCATGGTCAAACCGAGTGGCGGGCCTGGGCGGTCGCGGTGTGCATCGACCTGATGTGCGTCATGGCCGCCCGGGAGATCCAGCGCGACAAACGCACCGGCCGTCTGCGCCGTGGCCTGCTGTCGTGGCCGTCCCTGGTCCTGACCGGCGGGATCGTGCTCACCCTGGCCGCCAACCTCGCCGAAGCCGACCGTAACCCCTGGGGGTGGATCCTGGCCGCCACCCCCGCGGGGGCGTTCCTGATCGCGATGTCCATGCTGGAGCGTCGCGCCGGCCACACTCCCGCCCCTGCCGAGTCTCCCGCTGCGGTGGCGGTGCTTGATGCCGAACTGGTCCCCGACCGCACCGGCCTCGACTCCGGACCGGCGGAGCAACCGCGTTCCGAACTGGCAGAACCGGCACATGCCGCACTGACCTCCACCGGCCACACGGGCAACCACACTGCGGACCCATCCGAGGTCAGCGCCTCGCTGCTGGAAGACGCCCGATACCTGGCGGCCGAACACGCCCGGCTACGCAAGACCCCGATTAGCGCAGATGACCTGCACCGCCGGCTGCGCATCTCCCCGCAGATGGCCAACCGCGTCTTGGCCCTGCTGACCACCCCGTAA
- a CDS encoding enoyl-CoA hydratase/isomerase family protein: MNVNGDDERGRVVSDVDDGVLVLRLDSPRTLNALSSGMLTDLARAIRDASDTPEIRGLVVTGTGDRAFSSGDDLRETRAFVERHGIEALSALFDSVTEAVLASSIPCVAAINGLAVGGAAELTLCFDRRIGSPQAAYRFPESAMGFTISNASSVLLPALVGRSETLDLVLSGREVDAQDCSRIGLLDEVVAANALLLRCRQLIHTWTPDGNTAHLHLPLIRPALSTVQAAFRAERDAAQRAWQSGSMESQMRRFQR, from the coding sequence ATGAACGTCAACGGCGACGACGAGCGGGGCCGAGTCGTCTCCGATGTGGACGACGGCGTGCTCGTACTCCGGCTCGACAGCCCCCGGACGCTCAACGCCCTGTCGAGCGGCATGCTCACGGACCTGGCCCGGGCGATCCGGGACGCGTCGGACACCCCTGAGATCCGGGGCCTGGTCGTCACCGGTACCGGCGACCGGGCCTTCTCCTCGGGGGACGATCTCCGGGAGACACGCGCCTTTGTCGAGCGACACGGTATCGAAGCACTCTCCGCGTTGTTCGACTCGGTGACCGAGGCCGTGCTCGCCAGCAGCATTCCCTGTGTCGCCGCGATCAACGGTCTCGCCGTGGGCGGCGCGGCCGAGCTCACGCTGTGCTTCGACCGCCGGATCGGCTCGCCCCAGGCGGCTTACCGGTTCCCGGAGAGCGCGATGGGATTCACGATCTCCAACGCGTCCTCCGTGCTTCTCCCCGCTCTGGTCGGCCGCTCCGAGACGCTGGACCTGGTGCTTAGCGGGAGGGAGGTCGACGCCCAGGACTGCTCGCGTATCGGGTTGCTCGACGAGGTCGTCGCGGCGAACGCCCTCCTGCTGCGGTGCCGGCAGCTGATCCACACCTGGACACCCGACGGCAACACGGCCCACCTCCACCTGCCCTTGATCCGGCCGGCCTTGAGCACGGTCCAAGCGGCGTTCCGCGCCGAACGCGACGCCGCGCAGCGAGCCTGGCAATCGGGGTCGATGGAATCTCAGATGCGGAGATTCCAAAGGTGA
- a CDS encoding FtsK/SpoIIIE domain-containing protein, producing MTLILKQKRRIRRVEVERAPRLGLIRPTKLGFRVSVRLHDGQTPEDYARVLDKLAHAWKVHSVRLVSWRPGKVTLVATLSDPLDRVSIPVLSDGLLRVRVGLLDTGTPFAIDFRAVPHWLNVGATQSGKSNLANVLIVGLAPQPVALVGFDLKGGVEFTPYQARMSALATERAECAELLADLIGIIKSRMALCRAHRVKNIWHPRLPESARPMPIVVLVDEVAELFLMADPKSEKEEVAAVATRLLRIAQLGRAFGIYLKICGQRVGSDLGPGVTALRAQLTGRICHMVNDDETAKMALGDMDAGALVAARQISPAMPGTAIVIGSEGRWHRMRSVHVTEEQAEAAAAEYAHLTPSWADLTRGAGSAGDVDDSEMDEFTIPDLEDLPV from the coding sequence GTGACGCTGATCCTCAAGCAGAAGCGCCGGATCCGCCGGGTGGAGGTCGAACGCGCGCCCCGGCTGGGGCTGATCCGGCCGACCAAGCTCGGTTTCCGGGTATCGGTACGGCTGCACGACGGCCAGACTCCCGAGGACTATGCGCGGGTGCTGGACAAGCTGGCGCACGCCTGGAAGGTGCACAGTGTGCGCCTGGTCTCCTGGCGTCCGGGAAAGGTCACGCTCGTCGCCACGCTGTCCGATCCGCTTGATCGGGTGTCGATCCCGGTGCTGTCGGACGGGCTCTTGCGGGTGCGGGTCGGGCTGCTGGACACCGGGACGCCGTTCGCCATCGACTTCCGCGCGGTGCCGCACTGGCTGAACGTCGGCGCCACCCAGTCGGGAAAGTCGAACCTGGCCAATGTGCTGATCGTGGGGCTTGCCCCGCAACCGGTGGCGCTGGTCGGCTTCGACCTCAAAGGCGGAGTCGAATTCACCCCGTACCAGGCACGCATGTCGGCGCTGGCCACCGAGCGTGCTGAGTGCGCCGAGCTGCTGGCCGACTTGATCGGCATCATCAAGTCCCGGATGGCTCTGTGCCGGGCGCACCGAGTGAAGAACATCTGGCACCCGCGTCTGCCGGAGTCGGCGCGGCCGATGCCGATCGTGGTGCTGGTGGACGAGGTCGCCGAACTGTTCTTGATGGCCGATCCGAAGTCGGAGAAGGAAGAGGTCGCGGCGGTCGCCACGCGCCTGCTGCGTATCGCTCAGCTCGGACGGGCGTTCGGGATCTACTTGAAGATCTGCGGGCAACGGGTCGGCTCGGACCTCGGTCCGGGGGTGACCGCGCTGCGTGCGCAGCTCACCGGGCGGATCTGCCACATGGTCAACGATGACGAGACCGCCAAGATGGCACTTGGCGACATGGACGCCGGCGCCCTGGTGGCCGCGCGGCAGATCTCCCCCGCCATGCCCGGAACCGCCATCGTCATCGGCAGTGAAGGGCGCTGGCATCGGATGCGCTCGGTGCACGTCACCGAGGAACAGGCCGAAGCTGCCGCCGCCGAGTACGCCCACCTGACCCCGTCCTGGGCCGATCTCACTCGGGGCGCCGGCTCGGCCGGTGACGTGGACGACTCCGAGATGGACGAGTTCACCATCCCGGACCTGGAAGACCTCCCGGTCTGA
- a CDS encoding Pycsar system effector family protein has translation MTTTPPPFVPRVPNADREILADLAGQSANARAELVRIDGKASGLLSWAGGAFAVIAGLTITASTATDLPAPATAALITSAGLLACAIGVLLAAVRPRVPRTGGTGFILYARATTAHEVLRELMTFRGDRVTIAAEEVHILSRLAVTKYRRLRLAVDVLLVALAALVAALPLSRL, from the coding sequence ATGACGACCACGCCCCCGCCCTTCGTCCCCCGTGTCCCCAACGCTGATCGGGAGATCCTGGCCGACCTTGCCGGACAGTCCGCTAACGCCCGCGCCGAACTGGTCCGTATCGACGGCAAAGCCTCGGGCCTTTTGTCCTGGGCCGGTGGCGCCTTCGCCGTGATCGCCGGCCTGACCATCACCGCATCCACTGCCACCGACCTGCCCGCGCCAGCGACAGCCGCGCTCATCACCTCGGCGGGACTGCTGGCCTGCGCGATCGGCGTGCTACTGGCAGCGGTCCGCCCCCGCGTGCCGCGCACCGGCGGCACCGGATTCATCCTGTACGCCCGCGCCACCACCGCCCACGAAGTTCTCCGCGAACTGATGACCTTCCGCGGGGACCGGGTCACCATCGCCGCTGAAGAGGTGCACATCCTGTCACGGCTGGCGGTGACCAAGTACCGCCGACTGCGACTGGCGGTGGACGTGCTGCTTGTGGCGCTGGCCGCCCTGGTCGCCGCCCTGCCTCTCAGCCGCCTGTAG
- a CDS encoding GntR family transcriptional regulator encodes MAIGYRELANVLRSRIEDGTYPTDESKTLPKHEELAEEFEVNVKTVRQAIRLLEAEGLVTVIRRRGTVIRPRPRMKRQGAERYAKSKWKFGLVAFAADREVSGRTWSPSDQTNKVRKVHADKDVAEALGLPEGSPVYERARLVKDGATPTHTLTSYYRPEHVEGTPLVDPTPGPAGYGGGFAVLTLQGFEPDNITESLQARMPTPDEIDELQLPVGQPVVVLKRLTFTRDGQVVEFARGVHSAAHFEWSYNFKIPD; translated from the coding sequence ATGGCCATCGGGTATCGAGAGCTTGCCAACGTGCTCCGCTCTCGCATCGAGGACGGGACGTACCCGACCGACGAGAGCAAGACCTTGCCCAAGCATGAGGAACTCGCCGAAGAGTTCGAGGTGAACGTCAAGACCGTCCGGCAGGCCATCCGACTACTCGAAGCCGAAGGTCTTGTGACGGTGATCCGCCGGCGAGGCACGGTCATCCGCCCCCGACCCCGGATGAAGCGCCAGGGCGCCGAACGGTACGCCAAGAGCAAGTGGAAGTTCGGCTTGGTGGCGTTCGCCGCGGACAGAGAGGTCTCCGGACGCACATGGAGCCCAAGCGACCAGACGAATAAGGTCCGTAAGGTCCACGCTGATAAGGACGTTGCTGAGGCGCTCGGGCTGCCCGAAGGATCGCCGGTGTACGAGCGGGCGCGCTTGGTGAAGGACGGCGCGACACCTACTCACACCCTCACGAGCTACTACCGACCCGAGCACGTTGAAGGCACTCCGCTCGTCGACCCAACACCAGGGCCGGCGGGGTACGGAGGAGGATTCGCAGTCCTGACGCTGCAAGGCTTCGAACCCGACAACATCACCGAATCTCTGCAAGCGCGCATGCCCACCCCGGATGAGATCGATGAATTGCAACTCCCTGTCGGACAGCCTGTGGTGGTTCTCAAACGTCTGACCTTCACCCGCGACGGCCAAGTCGTTGAGTTCGCCCGCGGGGTGCACTCCGCTGCCCACTTCGAGTGGTCCTATAACTTCAAGATTCCCGACTGA
- a CDS encoding NYN domain-containing protein, translating into MKSRLIGMIDAGFINASAARTLNVPVSQVRFEGRELVGWLNTAAVRMETPFVRCYWYDGAYPEGEKLRHPQRERFAELEKCPGLQLRLGHAQTLPFEHKGLLRRAAEKMGIDYSELMANFNLETLYEQKGVDTLIVLDMMRFVQQNACDTIVLVAGDRDLAEAIRAVQQLGCRVILAHPAGAPVAQELRNLADEQVIWSATLIKLLTTRHIDRFNLLYDENKEHPGQAGPESP; encoded by the coding sequence GTGAAGTCCCGGCTTATCGGTATGATAGATGCTGGATTCATTAATGCATCCGCTGCGCGCACTCTCAACGTCCCCGTTAGCCAAGTACGCTTTGAGGGTCGCGAGTTAGTGGGATGGCTCAATACCGCAGCCGTCCGCATGGAGACGCCTTTTGTGCGCTGCTATTGGTATGACGGCGCCTACCCAGAGGGAGAAAAGTTAAGACATCCACAACGGGAGCGTTTTGCGGAACTGGAGAAATGCCCAGGATTGCAACTTCGCCTAGGACACGCACAAACTTTGCCATTCGAGCACAAGGGACTGCTCAGGCGTGCCGCCGAGAAAATGGGCATAGATTATTCAGAGCTAATGGCCAACTTCAACCTAGAAACACTGTATGAACAAAAGGGCGTAGACACTCTAATCGTTCTCGATATGATGAGATTTGTTCAACAAAACGCATGTGACACAATCGTTCTAGTAGCTGGCGATCGAGACTTAGCTGAGGCTATACGGGCAGTTCAGCAGCTTGGCTGCAGAGTCATCTTGGCTCATCCTGCCGGAGCTCCAGTGGCCCAGGAGCTGCGCAACCTCGCCGATGAGCAGGTGATATGGAGCGCAACCCTCATTAAACTACTGACTACTCGACATATAGATCGCTTCAACCTCTTATATGATGAGAATAAAGAGCACCCTGGCCAAGCAGGACCAGAATCACCGTAG
- a CDS encoding deazapurine DNA modification protein DpdA family protein, translating into MKFYLGTHHPGWLRLCPFPLFVSHRRLSSYKTLPRAIGEVAIDSGGFTELSLHGTWTASPRTYGNAIRRYVDEIGNVAWAAPQDWMCEPFMLTKTGLTLREHQHRTVGNYLDLRSAFPDLPIVPVVQGWSLNDYLHCVTLYDRAGIDLTAQPLVGLGSVCRRQHSTQIHTIVTTLAAGGLRLHGFGVKTRGLQCYAASLASADSLAWSYQGRRTPSAHPGHINEANCRTFAETWRARLLATLRWQQPTLDGL; encoded by the coding sequence GTGAAGTTCTACCTGGGCACCCACCATCCAGGGTGGCTTCGTCTGTGCCCTTTCCCGCTGTTTGTCAGTCACCGTCGTCTATCCAGCTACAAGACCCTGCCCCGAGCAATCGGCGAGGTCGCGATTGATTCAGGCGGCTTCACCGAACTTTCGCTACACGGCACCTGGACCGCCTCACCCCGTACCTACGGCAACGCCATCCGCCGCTACGTCGACGAAATCGGCAACGTCGCCTGGGCAGCTCCCCAGGACTGGATGTGCGAGCCCTTCATGCTCACCAAAACCGGGCTTACCTTACGCGAACACCAACACCGTACCGTGGGCAACTACCTCGATCTACGCAGCGCCTTTCCTGACCTGCCAATCGTTCCAGTGGTACAGGGCTGGAGCCTGAATGACTACCTGCACTGCGTCACCCTGTACGACCGCGCCGGCATCGACCTGACTGCACAACCCCTGGTCGGACTCGGCAGCGTCTGCCGTCGCCAACACAGCACTCAGATCCACACAATCGTGACCACTCTGGCCGCTGGCGGACTACGTCTGCACGGGTTCGGCGTCAAGACCCGCGGCCTACAGTGCTACGCAGCCTCCTTGGCCTCCGCCGATTCCCTCGCCTGGAGCTACCAAGGCCGCCGTACCCCCTCAGCCCACCCCGGGCACATCAACGAAGCCAACTGCCGCACCTTCGCCGAAACCTGGCGCGCCCGCTTACTCGCAACTCTGCGATGGCAACAACCCACCCTGGACGGCCTGTGA
- a CDS encoding tyrosine-type recombinase/integrase, with product MLASGEVAGVRAGDIDRASWTWTVRRQTTPSPGGLADKGTKGKRARKVPLIAEIRDLVARRLDALGSDPAGRLFTGPRGGRITTAVLRDATHWDEVVTKLGFEHLRRHDLRHTGLTWMAEWSPVAGGLETPDDLADIKKGLLT from the coding sequence GTGCTCGCTTCAGGTGAGGTGGCCGGGGTACGGGCCGGTGACATCGACCGCGCCTCGTGGACCTGGACGGTTCGCCGTCAGACCACGCCCAGTCCCGGCGGCCTGGCGGACAAGGGCACGAAAGGGAAGCGGGCTCGTAAGGTCCCGTTGATCGCAGAGATTCGGGACCTGGTAGCTCGTCGGCTCGATGCGCTCGGCTCGGACCCGGCGGGCAGGCTGTTCACCGGGCCGCGCGGCGGTCGGATCACCACCGCGGTTCTCCGGGACGCGACCCATTGGGATGAGGTGGTGACCAAACTGGGGTTCGAGCATCTTCGGCGCCACGATCTCCGGCACACGGGCCTGACCTGGATGGCCGAGTGGTCCCCGGTTGCGGGCGGTCTAGAGACGCCCGACGATCTAGCCGACATTAAGAAAGGTCTGTTGACCTGA
- a CDS encoding SCO3933 family regulatory protein has translation MRNIPVDIANLAFIVAGEPEAKLADRDTGEIKTDREGRELYTIPLLPKPNDDRRNPVITVTFPSVDFPKIPEGIQVRPVGLSAFYWSMNGRSGMGFRCEAIRPVNAPANGSGNGPSS, from the coding sequence ATGCGGAACATTCCGGTGGACATCGCCAACCTGGCGTTCATCGTCGCCGGTGAGCCGGAGGCCAAGTTGGCCGACCGCGACACGGGCGAGATCAAGACCGACAGGGAGGGGCGGGAGCTGTACACGATTCCGCTGCTGCCCAAGCCGAACGACGACCGGCGGAACCCGGTCATCACGGTGACCTTCCCGTCGGTGGACTTCCCGAAGATCCCCGAGGGCATCCAGGTCCGTCCGGTGGGGCTGTCGGCGTTCTACTGGTCGATGAACGGACGCTCGGGCATGGGGTTTCGTTGCGAGGCGATCCGCCCGGTCAACGCGCCGGCGAACGGCTCGGGCAACGGGCCGTCGTCCTGA
- a CDS encoding tyrosine-type recombinase/integrase produces the protein MRDLKQSLPVGIALSSDVEHRPGRPNPYRARVRWFDPATKRRKSKSESVDTLEAAEAWIKEMEDAARGGIDPLAATATLAEYGGNVMPLALRGLESKTLDPYLAGWRRRVVPTLGHLPIRLISNGVVDRAVHGWIADECGQSTVKNSLAVLVRVMEQAVRDGIIDRNPARVTGWRREYQRAEDELDDPRALALPDWETLTRLAAALVERSAGAYQGWGEVVIFAACTAARIGEVSGVRAGDIDRASWTWTVRRQTTPSPGGLADKGTKGKRARKVPLIAEVRDLVARRLDALGSDPAGRLFTGPRGGRITTAVLRDATHWDEVVTKLGFEHLRRHDLRHTGLTWMADAGVPVHVLRKIAGHGSLSTTQRYLHPDARSIADAGEALSAHLSVRRSPSGPRLRAV, from the coding sequence ATGCGCGATCTGAAGCAATCACTGCCGGTCGGCATCGCCCTGTCATCGGACGTGGAGCATCGGCCTGGACGACCCAACCCGTATCGCGCCCGGGTTCGCTGGTTCGATCCGGCCACCAAACGACGCAAGTCCAAGTCCGAATCAGTGGACACGTTGGAAGCCGCGGAAGCGTGGATCAAGGAGATGGAGGACGCCGCCCGCGGCGGCATCGATCCCCTCGCGGCTACGGCGACGCTCGCCGAGTATGGCGGGAATGTGATGCCCCTGGCGCTTCGCGGTCTGGAGAGCAAGACCCTGGACCCTTACCTTGCTGGCTGGCGTAGGCGGGTGGTGCCGACACTTGGCCACCTGCCCATACGGCTGATCTCCAACGGGGTGGTTGACCGTGCCGTCCATGGCTGGATCGCCGATGAATGTGGCCAGTCGACCGTGAAGAACAGCTTGGCTGTGCTCGTGCGCGTCATGGAACAAGCCGTCCGTGACGGCATCATCGATCGCAACCCCGCCCGGGTGACCGGCTGGCGCAGGGAGTACCAGCGGGCGGAAGACGAGTTGGATGATCCTCGCGCGCTGGCGCTGCCTGACTGGGAGACGCTGACCCGGCTTGCCGCGGCGTTGGTGGAGCGCTCGGCCGGCGCCTATCAGGGGTGGGGTGAGGTGGTCATCTTTGCCGCCTGTACCGCTGCTCGGATCGGCGAGGTGTCCGGGGTACGGGCCGGTGACATCGACCGTGCCTCGTGGACCTGGACGGTTCGCCGCCAGACCACGCCCAGTCCCGGCGGCCTGGCGGACAAGGGCACGAAAGGGAAGCGGGCTCGTAAGGTCCCGTTGATCGCAGAGGTTCGAGACCTGGTAGCTCGTCGGCTCGATGCGCTCGGCTCGGACCCGGCGGGCAGGCTGTTCACCGGGCCGCGCGGCGGTCGGATCACCACCGCGGTTCTCCGGGACGCGACCCATTGGGACGAGGTGGTGACCAAGCTGGGGTTCGAGCATCTTCGGCGCCACGATCTTCGGCACACGGGCCTGACCTGGATGGCGGATGCCGGCGTGCCGGTGCATGTGCTCAGGAAGATCGCCGGTCATGGCTCGCTGAGTACGACGCAGCGCTACCTTCACCCGGATGCACGCTCGATCGCCGATGCGGGAGAGGCGTTGAGCGCTCATCTCTCGGTGCGCCGGTCCCCAAGTGGTCCCCGGCTGCGGGCGGTCTAG